The proteins below are encoded in one region of Castor canadensis chromosome 6, mCasCan1.hap1v2, whole genome shotgun sequence:
- the Nudt1 gene encoding oxidized purine nucleoside triphosphate hydrolase isoform X1, which translates to MPYRSHGPGAPPTPSHALHPLGLRSSTCPPCLPVPLSRPRSPGPAPLLPMRTRGHRTPAAGLGSAETDPLTWPWAPARALRAPPEVPARGPAPPLAPDVARGTKARRGGAEPGRPWGRSRKPAAGHHGRLQALHPGAGATAPARPSGHEEEGLWRWPLEWLWGQSAGGRKYRGRGQEERREDLKSAQLGGHWHRAVSDARLCRRELQEECGLTVDALHKVGHIVFEFVGAPELMDVHIFCTDSVKGTPVESDEMRPQWFPLDQIPFGDMWPDDSYWFPLLLQKKKFRGYFKFQGQDTILDYALREVDDV; encoded by the exons ATGCCCTACAGGTCTCATGGTCCGGGGGCCCCGCCAACGCCATCCCATGCCCTGCATCCCTTAGGACTGCGGTCCTCTACCTGCCCGCCCTGTCTCCCCGTCCCTCTCTCCAGGCCTCGCTCTCCCGGGCCCGCACCCCTTCTTCCGATGAGGACACGAGGACACCGAACGCCTGCAGCAGGCCTCGGCTCAGCGGAGACCGACCCGCTCACCTGGCCATGGGCGCCCGCTCGCGCCCTCCGCGCGCCGCCGGAAGTTCCGGCCCGAGGCCCCGCCCCCCCGCTAGCCCCGGATGTGGCGCGCGGGACGAAAGCGCGTAGAGGAGGAGCCGAACCCGGGAGACCGTGGGGGAGATCAAGGAAGCCAG CCGCAGGACACCATGGGCGCCTCCAGGCTCTACACCCTGGTGCTGGTGCTACGGCCCCAGCACGTCCTTCTGGGCATGAAGAAGAGGGGCTTTGGCGCTGGCCGCTGGAATGGCTTTGGGGGCAAAGTGCAGGAGGGAGAAAGTATCGAGGACGGGGCCAAGAG GAGCGTCGTGAAGATTTAAAAAGTGCTCAGCTGGGCGGGCACTGGCACCGCGCTGTCTCTGATGCCCGTCTCTGCCGCAGGGAGCTGCAGGAAGAGTGTGGCCTGACGGTGGACGCGCTGCACAAGGTGGGCCACATCGTGTTTGAGTTTGTGGGCGCCCCCGAGCTCATGGATGTGCACATCTTCTGTACCGACAGCGTGAAGGGGACACCCGTGGAGAGTGACG AAATGCGCCCTCAGTGGTTCCCACTGGACCAGATCCCTTTTGGTGACATGTGGCCTGATGACAGCTACTGGTTCCCACTGCTGCTGCAGAAGAAGAAGTTCCGTGGGTACTTCAAGTTCCAGGGTCAGGACACCATCCTGGACTACGCGCTGCGTGAAGTGGACGATGTCTAA
- the Nudt1 gene encoding oxidized purine nucleoside triphosphate hydrolase isoform X2, which yields MWRAGRKRVEEEPNPGDRGGDQGSQPQDTMGASRLYTLVLVLRPQHVLLGMKKRGFGAGRWNGFGGKVQEGESIEDGAKRELQEECGLTVDALHKVGHIVFEFVGAPELMDVHIFCTDSVKGTPVESDEMRPQWFPLDQIPFGDMWPDDSYWFPLLLQKKKFRGYFKFQGQDTILDYALREVDDV from the exons ATGTGGCGCGCGGGACGAAAGCGCGTAGAGGAGGAGCCGAACCCGGGAGACCGTGGGGGAGATCAAGGAAGCCAG CCGCAGGACACCATGGGCGCCTCCAGGCTCTACACCCTGGTGCTGGTGCTACGGCCCCAGCACGTCCTTCTGGGCATGAAGAAGAGGGGCTTTGGCGCTGGCCGCTGGAATGGCTTTGGGGGCAAAGTGCAGGAGGGAGAAAGTATCGAGGACGGGGCCAAGAG GGAGCTGCAGGAAGAGTGTGGCCTGACGGTGGACGCGCTGCACAAGGTGGGCCACATCGTGTTTGAGTTTGTGGGCGCCCCCGAGCTCATGGATGTGCACATCTTCTGTACCGACAGCGTGAAGGGGACACCCGTGGAGAGTGACG AAATGCGCCCTCAGTGGTTCCCACTGGACCAGATCCCTTTTGGTGACATGTGGCCTGATGACAGCTACTGGTTCCCACTGCTGCTGCAGAAGAAGAAGTTCCGTGGGTACTTCAAGTTCCAGGGTCAGGACACCATCCTGGACTACGCGCTGCGTGAAGTGGACGATGTCTAA
- the Nudt1 gene encoding oxidized purine nucleoside triphosphate hydrolase isoform X3 gives MWRAGRKRVEEEPNPGDRGGDQGSQERREDLKSAQLGGHWHRAVSDARLCRRELQEECGLTVDALHKVGHIVFEFVGAPELMDVHIFCTDSVKGTPVESDEMRPQWFPLDQIPFGDMWPDDSYWFPLLLQKKKFRGYFKFQGQDTILDYALREVDDV, from the exons ATGTGGCGCGCGGGACGAAAGCGCGTAGAGGAGGAGCCGAACCCGGGAGACCGTGGGGGAGATCAAGGAAGCCAG GAGCGTCGTGAAGATTTAAAAAGTGCTCAGCTGGGCGGGCACTGGCACCGCGCTGTCTCTGATGCCCGTCTCTGCCGCAGGGAGCTGCAGGAAGAGTGTGGCCTGACGGTGGACGCGCTGCACAAGGTGGGCCACATCGTGTTTGAGTTTGTGGGCGCCCCCGAGCTCATGGATGTGCACATCTTCTGTACCGACAGCGTGAAGGGGACACCCGTGGAGAGTGACG AAATGCGCCCTCAGTGGTTCCCACTGGACCAGATCCCTTTTGGTGACATGTGGCCTGATGACAGCTACTGGTTCCCACTGCTGCTGCAGAAGAAGAAGTTCCGTGGGTACTTCAAGTTCCAGGGTCAGGACACCATCCTGGACTACGCGCTGCGTGAAGTGGACGATGTCTAA
- the Nudt1 gene encoding oxidized purine nucleoside triphosphate hydrolase isoform X4, which produces MGASRLYTLVLVLRPQHVLLGMKKRGFGAGRWNGFGGKVQEGESIEDGAKRELQEECGLTVDALHKVGHIVFEFVGAPELMDVHIFCTDSVKGTPVESDEMRPQWFPLDQIPFGDMWPDDSYWFPLLLQKKKFRGYFKFQGQDTILDYALREVDDV; this is translated from the exons ATGGGCGCCTCCAGGCTCTACACCCTGGTGCTGGTGCTACGGCCCCAGCACGTCCTTCTGGGCATGAAGAAGAGGGGCTTTGGCGCTGGCCGCTGGAATGGCTTTGGGGGCAAAGTGCAGGAGGGAGAAAGTATCGAGGACGGGGCCAAGAG GGAGCTGCAGGAAGAGTGTGGCCTGACGGTGGACGCGCTGCACAAGGTGGGCCACATCGTGTTTGAGTTTGTGGGCGCCCCCGAGCTCATGGATGTGCACATCTTCTGTACCGACAGCGTGAAGGGGACACCCGTGGAGAGTGACG AAATGCGCCCTCAGTGGTTCCCACTGGACCAGATCCCTTTTGGTGACATGTGGCCTGATGACAGCTACTGGTTCCCACTGCTGCTGCAGAAGAAGAAGTTCCGTGGGTACTTCAAGTTCCAGGGTCAGGACACCATCCTGGACTACGCGCTGCGTGAAGTGGACGATGTCTAA